The following are from one region of the Deltaproteobacteria bacterium genome:
- a CDS encoding sulfatase-like hydrolase/transferase, with protein MKLLHFFSKEAPLLWTFLLTAIFFIFCFRYEIKLSLIDLAIAFVLAYGFWSLFLTLSKTLFKFSKITLLLSFPIFIFFLTLWLGQFIHHFLFGKFITMAQFDMIRLNWPIIAEQFEKIFQEAYFWRALSSVLVFLLTFIILLNYSPEFFKRPLRASHGIRYLAEALWVVWLILGWGNSLGPWGSNPTLAGIRLTQEIFVSLKQAPQGIFGYGESYQAPPWVVKRQQIEFSQPISQTNISERPNILLVLLESIRADHLSSYGYQRETSPFLSSIIQNENVYQFDHALSNASGSYFSLISLTSGLDFREKIEDFAKAPLIWDYLKLSGYHNFMITQSVGYPRYQLDQYFQTPGLDFYLDVGQIKLKEFYEGRSQSKNSFSKRLLKQFYEETGVQRDDQYTFEILEQKLRQTNSQSPFFGIWELECTHIPYCYPPAHALFHPAKNYFLGDTDLTSLINDYDNALAYTDHMLKKLFDLMHTLNLANNTVVIITADHGEAFRDHGQLFHGGTLYLEELRVPLIIYIPKSVEQKLAKHSQANLRENTHVPVQLIDILPTILDLGNLGKGAKEIFVGQSLLEPIPPNRKIYSANGTLFPGREHELPKHSWVNSEGLQEIYYHNSKKTESFHLPIQ; from the coding sequence ATGAAGTTACTTCATTTTTTTTCGAAAGAAGCTCCTCTTCTTTGGACTTTTCTTTTAACCGCAATTTTTTTTATTTTTTGTTTCAGGTATGAAATAAAATTAAGCCTTATCGACCTCGCCATTGCTTTCGTTTTAGCTTATGGGTTTTGGTCTTTGTTTTTAACCCTAAGCAAGACTCTCTTTAAATTTAGTAAAATCACCCTGTTATTATCATTTCCCATATTTATTTTTTTTCTAACGCTTTGGTTGGGCCAGTTTATTCATCATTTTTTGTTTGGTAAATTTATTACCATGGCTCAATTTGATATGATTAGGTTGAATTGGCCGATTATTGCGGAACAATTTGAAAAGATATTTCAGGAAGCCTATTTTTGGCGTGCCTTAAGTTCTGTATTGGTATTTTTACTTACTTTCATCATTCTACTCAATTATTCCCCAGAATTTTTTAAACGACCCTTAAGAGCAAGCCATGGCATTCGATATTTGGCAGAAGCCCTTTGGGTGGTTTGGCTAATTTTGGGATGGGGCAATAGCCTTGGCCCCTGGGGAAGCAACCCCACGTTAGCGGGCATAAGATTAACACAAGAGATTTTTGTTTCGCTAAAGCAAGCCCCGCAAGGCATTTTTGGATATGGGGAAAGCTATCAGGCCCCTCCTTGGGTGGTTAAACGTCAACAAATTGAATTTTCTCAACCCATATCTCAAACTAATATTTCTGAGCGACCTAATATTTTATTGGTACTACTGGAATCTATACGTGCAGATCATCTTTCTAGCTATGGGTACCAGCGTGAAACCTCTCCTTTTTTATCAAGCATTATTCAAAACGAAAATGTTTATCAATTTGATCATGCCTTGTCGAATGCATCGGGCAGTTATTTTTCGTTAATTTCCTTAACCTCAGGGCTAGATTTTAGAGAAAAAATAGAAGACTTCGCAAAAGCCCCTTTAATTTGGGATTATTTAAAGTTGAGCGGATATCACAATTTTATGATTACCCAATCGGTGGGGTATCCACGTTACCAATTAGATCAATATTTTCAAACCCCGGGTTTAGATTTTTACTTAGACGTAGGGCAAATTAAATTAAAAGAGTTCTATGAGGGCCGTTCACAGAGCAAAAACTCTTTTTCAAAAAGACTACTCAAACAATTTTATGAAGAAACCGGGGTGCAACGTGATGATCAATATACTTTTGAAATACTTGAGCAGAAATTAAGGCAAACAAACAGTCAATCTCCTTTTTTTGGAATCTGGGAATTGGAATGCACGCATATCCCCTACTGCTATCCTCCAGCCCATGCCTTGTTTCATCCTGCAAAAAATTATTTTTTGGGAGATACCGATCTTACCAGCCTAATCAACGACTATGATAATGCCCTTGCTTATACAGATCATATGCTGAAAAAATTATTTGATTTAATGCACACCCTGAACTTGGCCAATAACACTGTTGTTATTATTACAGCGGACCATGGTGAAGCCTTTCGAGACCATGGGCAATTATTTCATGGAGGCACTTTATATTTAGAAGAATTGCGGGTACCGCTGATCATCTATATTCCAAAGTCTGTCGAACAGAAATTGGCTAAGCATTCTCAAGCAAATTTGCGGGAGAATACTCATGTGCCTGTTCAGTTAATTGATATTCTTCCAACTATTTTAGATTTAGGCAATTTAGGGAAAGGTGCAAAAGAAATTTTTGTTGGGCAGAGCCTGCTTGAGCCAATACCCCCTAATCGAAAGATTTATAGTGCCAATGGGACTTTGTTCCCCGGCAGAGAACATGAATTACCTAAACATTCTTGGGTCAATAGCGAAGGTCTCCAAGAAATTTATTATCATAACAGCAAAAAAACCGAGAGTTTTCATTTGCCGATTCAGTGA
- a CDS encoding ABC-F family ATP-binding cassette domain-containing protein yields the protein MLRIQDLCKSYGGQVLFDKASLQLTPGERLGLMGRNGHGKSTLFRLILGEEQEDSGIISKPKHYRMGHLAQHLHFTQPTILEEGCLGLRPEEEHDHYKVERILFGLGFTEADLQKAPAEFSGGFQIRLNLAKVLVSNPNLLLLDEPTNYLDIVSIRWIIQFLRSWENELIIISHDREFMDAVTTHTALIHRQKIRRIQGNSRALYTLVAQDEETYEKTRLNEEKQRKHAEAFINRFKAQANRATLVQSRIRMLEKMPKLDKLSQIQNLDFQFHYAPFQAKILMEVSDLTFSFQPENPLISNFNLTIQAHDRIAVIGKNGKGKSTLLNLLAQELSPQAGTIRHHPNMQVGYFGQTNIIRLNPKLTVETEIAHANSKLDRTTIRNICGLMMFSGDHAEKKISHLSGGEKSRVLLGKILAAPANLLFLDEPTNHLDMQSIEALMESIENFEGAAVIVTHSEEILRKIATKLVVFHQGKVKLFLGTYDEFLEKVGWDETPDKEFKTTAAISTESLVASPLNKKAARKKRADIITKRSCTLDPLKKEMETLEKEICDLEEMVGLANAELIKASQTQNREAFIVLSKKLKDSQKQIDEKFDRLEKISQKHHEQSHKYEMLLKECLEG from the coding sequence ATGCTGCGTATTCAAGACCTCTGCAAATCCTATGGTGGCCAAGTTCTTTTTGATAAGGCATCTCTCCAGCTCACACCGGGCGAACGCCTTGGGCTGATGGGGAGAAATGGCCATGGCAAATCTACCCTATTCCGGCTTATTCTGGGCGAAGAACAGGAAGATTCGGGGATCATTAGCAAACCCAAGCATTATCGTATGGGGCATTTGGCCCAGCATCTCCATTTTACCCAACCCACCATTTTAGAAGAAGGCTGCCTTGGTTTAAGGCCCGAAGAAGAACATGATCATTATAAAGTCGAGCGCATCCTCTTTGGCCTTGGCTTTACCGAAGCCGATCTACAAAAAGCCCCGGCTGAATTTTCAGGTGGCTTTCAAATTCGTTTGAATTTGGCAAAGGTGTTAGTTTCTAATCCTAATCTGCTTTTATTAGATGAACCCACCAATTATTTAGATATCGTTTCTATTCGTTGGATTATTCAATTTCTTCGTTCGTGGGAAAATGAACTCATCATCATTTCCCATGACCGAGAATTTATGGACGCTGTCACAACTCACACCGCGCTCATTCACCGCCAAAAAATTAGACGGATTCAAGGCAATTCTAGGGCCCTTTATACATTGGTTGCACAGGACGAAGAAACATATGAAAAAACCCGCCTCAACGAAGAAAAGCAGCGCAAACATGCCGAGGCCTTTATTAATCGATTCAAAGCTCAAGCTAATCGTGCGACGCTGGTTCAGTCACGCATTAGAATGCTTGAAAAAATGCCCAAGCTCGACAAATTATCTCAAATCCAAAATTTGGATTTTCAATTTCACTACGCCCCGTTCCAAGCTAAAATTTTAATGGAAGTATCTGATCTTACTTTTTCGTTTCAACCCGAAAATCCGCTCATCTCCAATTTCAATTTAACCATCCAGGCTCACGATCGCATTGCCGTGATTGGGAAAAATGGTAAAGGCAAATCAACGCTACTTAACCTGTTGGCCCAAGAGCTTAGCCCACAAGCCGGCACCATCCGGCATCATCCGAATATGCAGGTCGGTTATTTTGGGCAAACCAATATCATCCGGCTTAACCCCAAATTAACTGTAGAAACAGAAATTGCCCACGCTAATTCTAAACTTGATCGCACCACCATTCGAAATATTTGTGGGCTAATGATGTTTAGCGGTGATCACGCTGAAAAAAAGATTTCTCATCTTTCCGGAGGAGAAAAAAGCCGCGTGTTGTTGGGAAAGATCTTGGCTGCGCCAGCTAACCTGCTCTTTTTAGATGAACCCACGAACCATTTAGATATGCAATCCATCGAAGCTTTGATGGAAAGCATCGAAAATTTTGAAGGCGCTGCGGTTATTGTCACTCATAGCGAAGAGATTTTAAGAAAGATTGCCACTAAACTCGTGGTCTTTCATCAAGGTAAAGTAAAACTTTTCTTAGGCACTTACGATGAATTTTTAGAAAAAGTTGGCTGGGACGAAACTCCGGACAAGGAATTCAAAACAACTGCTGCTATTTCAACAGAATCTTTAGTTGCCTCTCCTCTCAATAAAAAAGCAGCCCGCAAAAAAAGAGCTGATATTATCACCAAACGCTCTTGCACTTTAGACCCGCTTAAAAAAGAAATGGAAACTCTAGAAAAAGAAATCTGTGATTTGGAAGAAATGGTAGGGCTGGCCAATGCTGAACTGATCAAAGCCTCTCAAACCCAAAACCGTGAAGCATTTATTGTTTTATCAAAAAAGCTCAAAGACTCCCAAAAACAAATCGATGAAAAATTTGATCGTTTAGAAAAAATATCGCAAAAACACCACGAACAAAGTCACAAGTATGAAATGTTATTAAAAGAATGTTTGGAAGGATGA
- a CDS encoding VOC family protein, with the protein MEINGIAHIQLTVSNFEKSLPFYKALLQFFEMIPMFETDGFYYCVGGRTGIAISQASPEHKNENFVQTRCGLHHVCIRLKKHEDVDALHDLAKKLNAKIIRPPTANPEWAPGYYSLLFEDPDGIRIEANYVPGKGNLDPKVTLPKAW; encoded by the coding sequence ATGGAAATTAATGGCATTGCCCATATTCAATTGACCGTAAGTAATTTTGAAAAAAGTTTGCCTTTTTATAAGGCATTACTTCAATTTTTTGAAATGATTCCTATGTTCGAAACTGATGGTTTTTATTATTGCGTAGGTGGGCGCACCGGCATTGCCATTTCGCAAGCCTCTCCTGAACATAAAAATGAAAATTTTGTGCAAACTCGATGTGGTTTACATCATGTGTGCATTCGATTAAAAAAACATGAAGACGTCGATGCATTGCATGATTTAGCCAAAAAGCTAAATGCCAAGATTATCCGCCCACCCACGGCTAACCCTGAGTGGGCCCCTGGTTATTATTCTCTATTATTCGAAGATCCGGATGGCATTCGTATTGAAGCTAATTATGTACCTGGCAAAGGGAACCTTGATCCAAAGGTAACGTTACCCAAGGCTTGGTAA
- a CDS encoding PD40 domain-containing protein has product MSANKFQFGFIYLIFSVSLLTACGGSHTPQEDFAWSIPPSISTPVPTFTPIPTSSPQDPEIDESSSEDFVVIYESNRALDGSETKGPVRNIWSYSNKTKQHTPLTKLTSAHSQSPEPSPDGKKILFVSDRNLDGTDSTLKFSTNIWIMNQDGSGVKPLTKLKTNKHIYSLSWSPNGKKIAYLSNHSLVGTTGTVPAPAVVNEFMLNIFLTEEEDGYDKAKALTMNAQESYFTNEGPCGNSDFSFSPDSEEIVYVSTCHEQLDGTQITGNEALWKVKLKDPSGSSKKLLSSDKLPLGDWDPTPQRSPEFSPDGKTIIFRSKTEIKQQIIPMNLGSNMIVGDILFESDNWLCWEVDAKTGVVIDHLTSNYTSSLAYQFFDLAPLANFGAPANCYATHWTPDGERILVNSDYMTNNEEKKDYKGWLFLMEPYGGSLQTFIKEPQNLFTSDDWATSQWSADGSKLVYVVDNENVWITGMTKQEDYCEQKGNNTINCDMGKMNKLNFSLTLHSEESGIYSSNPRFLSNKIPNYFLPSFDIKKPNEKKTNKLILIK; this is encoded by the coding sequence ATGTCAGCCAACAAATTTCAGTTTGGATTTATATACTTAATCTTTTCAGTAAGTTTGCTCACTGCTTGTGGTGGTAGTCATACACCCCAGGAAGATTTTGCGTGGTCCATACCTCCATCGATTTCTACACCGGTTCCAACATTTACTCCTATTCCAACATCCTCTCCACAAGATCCAGAGATAGATGAATCGTCTTCTGAAGATTTCGTGGTAATATACGAATCCAATCGTGCTTTGGACGGCAGTGAAACAAAGGGTCCTGTTAGAAATATATGGTCTTATTCCAACAAGACCAAACAGCATACTCCTCTTACGAAATTGACCTCTGCTCATTCTCAATCCCCAGAACCTTCCCCGGATGGTAAAAAAATTCTATTTGTGTCTGATCGCAATCTGGATGGAACAGACTCAACACTAAAATTTTCGACTAATATTTGGATCATGAATCAAGATGGCAGTGGGGTTAAGCCTTTGACAAAATTAAAAACAAACAAGCACATTTATTCTCTCTCGTGGTCGCCAAACGGAAAAAAAATCGCTTACCTATCCAATCACTCATTAGTGGGGACGACTGGGACCGTGCCAGCACCAGCAGTTGTCAATGAATTCATGCTAAATATCTTTCTCACAGAGGAAGAAGATGGTTATGATAAAGCTAAAGCCCTAACAATGAACGCTCAGGAAAGTTATTTCACGAATGAGGGCCCTTGTGGGAATAGCGATTTTTCTTTTTCACCTGATAGTGAAGAGATAGTCTATGTTTCAACTTGTCACGAGCAACTTGATGGAACTCAAATCACTGGAAACGAAGCACTTTGGAAAGTAAAGCTCAAAGATCCCAGCGGTTCTTCTAAGAAGCTTTTATCTTCTGATAAGCTTCCCCTTGGAGATTGGGACCCCACTCCGCAGCGAAGTCCTGAATTTTCACCTGACGGTAAAACAATTATTTTTAGGAGCAAAACAGAGATTAAGCAGCAAATTATTCCAATGAATTTGGGTTCGAATATGATAGTAGGTGATATTTTGTTTGAATCAGATAATTGGCTTTGTTGGGAAGTCGATGCGAAAACTGGGGTAGTTATTGACCATTTGACCAGCAACTATACCTCTTCCCTGGCGTATCAATTTTTTGACTTGGCCCCCTTGGCAAATTTTGGAGCCCCAGCCAATTGTTACGCCACCCATTGGACTCCGGATGGCGAGAGGATTCTCGTGAACTCGGATTATATGACAAATAATGAAGAAAAAAAAGACTATAAAGGTTGGTTGTTCTTAATGGAGCCTTATGGCGGTTCACTACAGACGTTCATCAAAGAACCACAAAATTTGTTCACAAGTGATGACTGGGCGACATCTCAATGGTCTGCCGATGGGAGCAAATTAGTGTATGTAGTCGACAATGAGAACGTATGGATTACTGGAATGACAAAACAAGAAGATTATTGTGAGCAAAAAGGCAACAACACAATAAACTGTGACATGGGTAAAATGAATAAATTGAATTTCTCTCTTACTTTGCACTCTGAAGAAAGTGGCATTTACAGTAGCAATCCCCGTTTTTTGAGCAACAAAATTCCTAATTACTTTCTACCTAGCTTTGATATTAAGAAACCAAACGAAAAGAAGACAAACAAGCTTATTCTAATCAAGTAA
- a CDS encoding polyprenyl synthetase family protein, which translates to MQGKNINLIFKKTDRLFDQYLPSDLLRTILKNRLINLKKSRQFQNWAPCVDIPYHLSLGLNNSIAQSHWLGVLTTLLFLGCDLLDDLHDQDLYKSESPYSPAQLSLASAVLLTALPNLVLRELASVSKNFALLKTISDSLLVMAAGQFQDLSLANPYTIHPNAIEAMVLKKSGEELSLFCRLAAKIASVSPIIEQKCADFGKFLGTALQISSDVFDLFWAPQSKDLKHSSLTLPIALHLVRIKNQAAFLKLLERAGHVKGARAKIKKHLTSSGSIEHTAIFIEFYCEKARQILNGLKFGRKVQRSLEKLINKISLQE; encoded by the coding sequence ATGCAAGGTAAAAATATTAACCTTATCTTTAAAAAAACAGACCGTTTGTTCGATCAATATCTTCCATCCGATTTGCTGCGCACGATTTTAAAAAATAGGCTCATCAATTTAAAAAAGAGTAGACAGTTTCAAAACTGGGCACCCTGTGTTGACATCCCCTATCATTTATCGTTGGGGCTTAATAACTCTATAGCTCAGAGCCATTGGCTTGGGGTTTTGACAACTCTATTGTTTCTAGGTTGCGATCTCTTAGATGATTTGCACGATCAAGATTTATATAAGAGTGAAAGCCCATATTCTCCTGCACAATTAAGCCTAGCATCAGCGGTGTTGCTAACCGCATTGCCCAACTTAGTATTAAGAGAATTGGCATCTGTTTCCAAAAACTTTGCCCTACTCAAAACCATTTCAGATTCTCTTTTGGTCATGGCTGCTGGCCAATTTCAAGATTTATCCTTGGCAAACCCATACACGATTCACCCCAATGCTATCGAAGCTATGGTTTTGAAGAAGAGTGGAGAAGAACTTAGCCTCTTCTGTCGCTTGGCGGCTAAAATAGCTTCGGTTTCACCTATAATCGAACAAAAGTGTGCTGACTTTGGTAAATTTCTTGGTACGGCCTTGCAAATTTCCTCGGATGTCTTTGATCTTTTTTGGGCTCCGCAAAGCAAAGATTTAAAACATAGTTCCTTAACTTTACCCATTGCGCTACATCTTGTGAGAATAAAAAATCAGGCTGCTTTCTTAAAACTCTTAGAACGAGCTGGGCACGTTAAAGGTGCGCGTGCAAAAATCAAAAAGCATTTGACTTCATCGGGCAGCATAGAACATACTGCCATATTCATTGAGTTTTATTGCGAGAAGGCCCGTCAAATTTTGAATGGGCTAAAGTTTGGGCGCAAAGTTCAACGATCTTTGGAAAAGTTAATTAATAAGATTTCTTTACAGGAGTAA
- a CDS encoding DsrE family protein, whose product MKISIIIYSNDSETVWNVFRLANLALQQKDDVKVFLLAKGVEAESLDTEKFKIRELMQTFLEKGGAILACTTCIKLRQQEASELCPLSTMQDLYDLIKNSDRVLTF is encoded by the coding sequence ATGAAAATTAGTATTATTATTTATTCTAATGATTCTGAAACGGTTTGGAATGTCTTTCGCTTGGCCAACCTTGCCCTGCAACAAAAAGATGATGTGAAGGTTTTTTTGCTAGCCAAGGGGGTAGAAGCTGAATCACTCGATACAGAAAAATTTAAAATCCGTGAACTTATGCAAACTTTTCTTGAAAAAGGTGGGGCCATACTGGCCTGCACCACGTGCATCAAATTGCGTCAACAAGAAGCCTCTGAGTTATGCCCGCTTTCAACCATGCAAGACCTCTACGACTTGATCAAAAATTCGGACCGAGTGTTAACGTTTTAG
- the nuoB gene encoding NADH-quinone oxidoreductase subunit NuoB, producing MWDILKNRWRQGYQTAAFSKKITMPARFRGRPVFHPEKCSHGCHDCEAACPAITLNPPTLDLGRCLFCQECVLACPDGAVSYSQEIPMAVRNREDLLLKGDGIKLATALGKEIRSLLGRSLKLRVVNAGSCNACDLELQALNNVVFDLSRFGIQFVASPRHADGLVITGPVTENMKLALQKTYEATPAPKIVIAVGACAIQGGPFENSPHVHNGADKLLPVDLYIPGCPPHPWTILDGLLRLLGKAKN from the coding sequence ATGTGGGACATTTTAAAAAATCGTTGGCGACAAGGTTATCAAACCGCTGCTTTTTCAAAAAAAATAACCATGCCAGCGCGGTTTCGGGGGCGGCCGGTTTTTCATCCTGAAAAGTGTAGTCACGGCTGTCACGATTGTGAGGCAGCATGCCCAGCCATTACCCTCAACCCTCCCACGCTAGATTTAGGCCGCTGCCTCTTTTGCCAAGAGTGCGTTTTGGCTTGCCCCGATGGTGCCGTAAGTTATTCCCAAGAAATTCCCATGGCGGTTCGAAATCGCGAAGATCTCCTTTTGAAAGGAGACGGAATAAAATTAGCCACGGCTTTGGGTAAAGAAATTCGGTCCCTCTTGGGGCGCTCTTTAAAACTCCGTGTGGTTAACGCCGGGAGCTGTAACGCTTGCGATTTAGAACTGCAAGCCTTAAACAACGTGGTCTTTGATTTATCGCGGTTCGGAATTCAATTCGTAGCTTCGCCCCGCCATGCCGATGGCCTGGTGATCACCGGGCCGGTAACTGAAAATATGAAACTGGCCTTGCAAAAAACTTATGAAGCTACCCCTGCGCCTAAGATCGTCATTGCCGTAGGTGCCTGTGCCATTCAAGGTGGCCCGTTTGAAAATAGCCCCCACGTGCACAATGGTGCTGACAAGTTACTACCCGTCGATTTATACATCCCCGGTTGCCCCCCGCACCCCTGGACTATTTTGGATGGCCTCCTGAGGCTCTTGGGAAAGGCCAAAAATTAA
- a CDS encoding NADH-quinone oxidoreductase subunit C produces MSFHFLTTKNSVSVSEADIPILSEADWRHWILETCKSGEGRIVSLLGVAKQNDVLIYGILGIDAKGELQIAGLHLENKSYASLTPELPEAHLFERELAEENGITPSGHPWLKPVRQQTNFPFYKVEGEEIHEVAVGPVHAGIIEPGHFRFQCHGEKVFHLEIQLGYQQRGVEKLLVVAAPLKRAVLAESIAGDTVMGHGLSYCHTIEGLSGVSVSQRAKGLRAIALELERLANHAGDLSALSADVGFLPSAAYFGRLRGEFLNLLMELTGNRFGRSFLRPGGVLFDLTKEMILDFKKRVSLAEHEMKEVAALFFSASSVLARLEHTGVVQQDTAKALGLVGPAARASNLMRDVRYNYPTGAYRFRHLPPVRLVSGDVYARARVRSLESKRSCEFILEQLEALPAGKIFGPCTGYKPSAFAVSLIEGWRGEIAHLALTNEQGELVHYKVVDPSFHNWMALSLAMRDGQISDFPLCNKSFNLSYAGHDL; encoded by the coding sequence ATGAGTTTTCATTTTCTTACCACCAAAAATTCCGTATCGGTTTCAGAAGCCGACATTCCCATCTTGAGCGAAGCGGATTGGCGGCATTGGATTTTAGAGACTTGCAAATCGGGTGAAGGAAGAATCGTTTCGCTCTTGGGTGTTGCAAAACAAAACGACGTTTTAATCTACGGAATTTTAGGCATCGATGCGAAAGGTGAGTTACAGATCGCGGGGTTACATCTTGAAAATAAAAGTTATGCTTCACTAACCCCTGAACTCCCCGAGGCCCATCTTTTTGAAAGAGAGCTGGCGGAAGAAAATGGGATTACTCCTAGCGGGCACCCTTGGTTAAAGCCCGTTCGCCAACAAACAAACTTTCCTTTTTATAAAGTAGAAGGTGAAGAAATCCACGAAGTAGCCGTAGGGCCGGTTCATGCAGGGATCATCGAGCCTGGGCATTTTCGATTTCAGTGCCATGGCGAAAAAGTTTTTCATTTAGAAATACAATTGGGTTATCAGCAACGTGGGGTTGAAAAACTTTTGGTCGTCGCCGCTCCGCTTAAGCGTGCCGTGCTGGCTGAATCGATTGCCGGGGATACGGTCATGGGCCATGGCTTGAGTTACTGCCATACCATCGAAGGGCTTTCTGGGGTTTCAGTTTCACAGCGGGCCAAAGGGCTGCGAGCCATTGCCTTAGAATTAGAAAGGCTGGCCAATCATGCCGGAGATCTGAGCGCCCTGTCTGCCGATGTTGGCTTTCTTCCTAGTGCTGCTTACTTTGGGCGGCTGCGGGGTGAGTTTTTAAATTTACTAATGGAATTAACCGGCAATCGCTTCGGGCGATCTTTTTTGAGGCCCGGTGGGGTTTTGTTTGATCTTACCAAAGAAATGATACTCGATTTTAAAAAACGAGTCAGCCTGGCTGAACATGAAATGAAAGAGGTTGCCGCACTCTTTTTTTCCGCCTCCTCCGTTTTGGCAAGATTAGAACACACTGGAGTGGTTCAGCAAGACACGGCAAAGGCTTTGGGCCTCGTGGGGCCGGCGGCTAGGGCCAGCAATTTGATGCGGGATGTTCGTTATAATTACCCTACGGGTGCTTATCGCTTTCGGCACCTTCCCCCGGTGCGGCTTGTCTCAGGTGATGTTTATGCTCGAGCCAGAGTGCGATCGCTAGAAAGCAAAAGATCTTGTGAATTTATTCTCGAACAACTGGAAGCCTTGCCTGCAGGGAAAATTTTTGGCCCCTGCACGGGCTATAAGCCATCGGCGTTCGCTGTGAGCCTCATCGAAGGATGGCGAGGTGAGATTGCTCATCTTGCCCTGACCAATGAACAAGGGGAGCTGGTGCACTACAAAGTTGTGGATCCATCGTTTCACAACTGGATGGCTTTAAGTCTAGCCATGCGAGATGGCCAAATTTCAGATTTTCCCCTTTGCAACAAGAGTTTTAATTTATCTTATGCGGGCCACGACCTTTAA
- a CDS encoding NADH dehydrogenase FAD-containing subunit: MPVALVALPILLGLLTLFIRGEAKRRLRRFFLVVGAVFHFGGVISLHLRSTENLLQGFIQIDALGLLFLTIISLLFFLVAIYSLGYFQHEREKYTEEGVSHLYVPCMLFFLAAMTLATLASQVGVLWIAIEGTTIASAPLIYYHRHHQALEAAWKYLLMCSVGIAIALLGIFFVIASGKGSVTDLSFSTFIANAASLDHRWLRIGFILILVGFGTKMGLAPLHNWLPDAHSEAPSQVSALLSGALLNCAFLGILRFYQVLMAAGLSDFAQKLLVCFGLISLFVAAVFITGQRDYKRMLAYSSVEHMGIMALGVGWGVQFGTLLHVINHSLTKGLLFLTAGQILIAYRTKNAFEVRGLLKTVPESGWLFLIGGLAIAGSPPFSPFISEFLILRGGLNQGYWLSSFFYLLFLGIIFVSMSRIVLRMVQGERQQLSFRHESSSRLIFFPPILLALLVLVFGLYLPAPMISFLQAAAHLIGGGL; encoded by the coding sequence ATGCCCGTTGCCCTGGTGGCTTTGCCAATATTGTTAGGACTGTTGACGCTCTTCATTCGAGGAGAAGCGAAGCGAAGGCTAAGGCGGTTTTTTCTTGTCGTAGGGGCGGTTTTTCATTTCGGAGGCGTTATTTCCCTTCACCTTCGATCAACCGAAAATTTGCTACAAGGGTTTATTCAGATCGATGCGTTGGGCCTACTTTTTTTAACTATCATCAGTCTACTTTTTTTCTTAGTGGCTATTTATAGCCTTGGTTATTTTCAGCATGAACGTGAAAAATATACCGAAGAAGGGGTCAGCCACCTCTATGTGCCTTGCATGCTTTTTTTTCTAGCGGCTATGACGCTGGCTACGCTAGCTTCACAAGTCGGGGTGCTTTGGATTGCCATTGAGGGCACAACGATTGCCTCGGCACCGCTCATTTATTATCATCGCCATCATCAGGCGCTAGAAGCGGCATGGAAGTACCTACTCATGTGTTCGGTGGGCATAGCCATTGCGCTCTTGGGGATTTTCTTTGTGATTGCTTCTGGCAAGGGAAGTGTAACCGATCTTTCTTTTTCAACCTTCATAGCCAACGCCGCTTCATTAGATCATCGCTGGTTGCGGATTGGATTCATTCTCATCTTGGTTGGGTTTGGCACCAAAATGGGATTAGCCCCACTTCACAACTGGCTGCCCGATGCCCACAGCGAGGCTCCATCCCAAGTTTCAGCACTATTATCCGGGGCCTTGCTTAATTGCGCCTTTCTGGGGATTTTGCGTTTTTACCAAGTTTTAATGGCAGCAGGGTTGAGCGATTTTGCGCAAAAACTTTTAGTTTGCTTTGGCTTGATTTCGCTTTTTGTCGCAGCGGTTTTTATTACCGGGCAACGCGATTATAAACGAATGCTCGCCTATTCGAGCGTTGAACACATGGGGATCATGGCTTTGGGGGTAGGGTGGGGCGTTCAGTTTGGCACGCTCTTGCATGTGATCAATCATTCCCTTACCAAGGGTTTGCTATTTTTAACCGCCGGACAAATTTTGATTGCTTATCGCACCAAAAATGCCTTCGAGGTGCGTGGCCTTTTGAAAACCGTGCCTGAATCGGGTTGGCTTTTTTTAATTGGGGGCCTTGCCATTGCAGGCTCTCCGCCGTTTAGCCCCTTCATTAGTGAATTTTTAATCCTGCGTGGCGGGCTTAACCAAGGTTATTGGCTGTCGAGCTTTTTTTATCTTTTGTTTTTGGGAATCATCTTTGTTTCAATGTCGAGGATTGTTTTGCGAATGGTACAAGGGGAGCGGCAACAACTTTCCTTTCGTCATGAATCCTCTTCGCGACTGATCTTTTTCCCGCCCATCTTGCTAGCCCTCTTGGTCTTGGTTTTTGGCCTTTACCTGCCAGCCCCTATGATTTCTTTTTTGCAAGCCGCGGCGCATTTAATCGGTGGGGGTTTATGA